The proteins below are encoded in one region of Fibrella aestuarina BUZ 2:
- a CDS encoding PKD domain-containing protein, whose translation MKQLFALLLLLYSTTGCEPFNLERKNFADCKAPSATVATTVNRLQVNATLTNPNQEFRTIEWDFGDGRSLPQVGTKAAYLYDRPGTYTVRAKLTTVCSQTTTASRTVSVTE comes from the coding sequence ATGAAACAACTCTTCGCGCTGCTGTTGCTGCTTTACTCGACAACAGGCTGTGAGCCGTTCAACCTGGAACGCAAAAACTTTGCTGATTGCAAGGCACCCTCGGCCACGGTGGCCACCACGGTCAATCGGCTTCAGGTCAACGCCACGCTGACCAATCCCAACCAGGAGTTTCGTACAATCGAGTGGGATTTTGGCGATGGGCGCAGCCTGCCGCAGGTGGGTACCAAAGCCGCCTATCTCTACGACCGCCCCGGCACCTACACCGTACGCGCCAAACTCACTACCGTGTGCAGCCAGACTACGACCGCGTCGCGTACGGTCAGCGTTACTGAATAA
- a CDS encoding WG repeat-containing protein → MSLDELRERIKNELVLHEGNIADWQWNRTGLPTEARELGITDFLRLVDDVARPLNAQFSKILELQAVIRKIAVDTQKRLSDVQIGGFALEAERLGLSRSFVTEQWVPRILAQLPDAEPTPQPAQPVAPAQPIPPPAPPIPPAPDAAEAMRQKVRHSLDDYKEHIPAAVIRTLFRTIDYDEAKLAEAVLAYLRDNFYASETEPTGPTLRDKLTSTDWRHLVWWENKPTQPTVAPTTPLPTPPPPVATVPKPAPSTGLRDMLFALLIAGGLIGFVIFLIKSGKSSPNDNQTTTDQVDTVARSERTQPTEGISRRKKKRRTTSTTPPASPDARSNESARATTSPRDQPYDELLNDVGQYGERPAKKDGQWGLWRKGRWMVLPVYDAIEVYNDGRARVSINGNSYDIDRNGDRIRE, encoded by the coding sequence ATGTCGCTGGACGAATTACGCGAACGCATCAAGAACGAACTGGTTTTACACGAAGGCAACATCGCCGATTGGCAATGGAACCGGACCGGACTGCCCACCGAAGCACGCGAATTGGGTATCACCGATTTTTTACGGCTTGTCGACGACGTGGCCCGTCCGCTCAATGCCCAGTTCAGCAAGATTCTGGAGTTGCAGGCCGTCATCCGAAAAATCGCCGTCGACACCCAAAAACGGCTGTCCGACGTGCAGATTGGCGGCTTTGCCCTCGAAGCCGAGCGATTAGGGCTATCGCGGTCGTTTGTGACCGAGCAGTGGGTGCCGCGCATTCTGGCCCAGCTTCCCGATGCCGAGCCAACGCCGCAACCGGCTCAGCCCGTTGCGCCAGCCCAGCCTATACCGCCACCGGCGCCCCCTATTCCCCCGGCGCCTGATGCGGCCGAGGCAATGCGCCAGAAGGTGCGCCACAGCTTAGACGATTACAAGGAGCATATCCCGGCCGCGGTGATTCGCACGCTGTTTCGCACCATCGATTACGACGAAGCCAAACTGGCCGAAGCCGTACTGGCCTACCTGCGCGACAATTTCTACGCGTCGGAAACCGAGCCAACTGGCCCCACCCTGCGCGACAAACTCACGTCGACCGATTGGCGCCACCTTGTCTGGTGGGAAAACAAACCCACTCAACCGACGGTCGCTCCTACGACTCCTTTACCGACGCCCCCCCCTCCGGTAGCGACCGTCCCCAAGCCAGCGCCTTCCACGGGCCTGCGCGACATGCTTTTCGCCCTGCTCATTGCGGGCGGGCTCATTGGCTTTGTCATTTTCCTGATTAAAAGCGGCAAATCGTCACCCAATGACAATCAAACGACGACGGATCAGGTCGATACGGTAGCTCGTTCGGAACGTACCCAGCCGACTGAGGGCATCAGCCGTCGGAAGAAAAAACGCCGTACAACCTCCACTACCCCCCCTGCGTCGCCGGATGCCCGGTCCAACGAATCGGCGCGGGCAACAACATCGCCCCGTGATCAACCGTACGACGAATTACTGAACGACGTAGGGCAGTATGGCGAACGGCCCGCCAAAAAAGATGGACAGTGGGGCCTGTGGCGCAAAGGCCGCTGGATGGTCCTCCCCGTTTACGACGCGATCGAGGTCTACAACGACGGGCGGGCACGCGTCAGCATCAACGGTAACAGCTACGACATCGACCGCAACGGCGACCGGATCAGGGAGTAG